A region from the Lutra lutra chromosome 1, mLutLut1.2, whole genome shotgun sequence genome encodes:
- the DBR1 gene encoding lariat debranching enzyme, producing MRVAVAGCCHGELDKIYETLALAERRGPGRIDLLLCCGDFQAVRNEADLRCMAVPPKYRHMQTFYRYYSGEKKAPVLTVFIGGNHEASNHLQELPYGGWVAPNIYYLGLAGVVKYRGIRIGGISGIFKSHDYRKGHFECPPYNPATIRSIYHVRNIEVYKLKQLKQPMDIFLSHDWPRKIYHYGNKQQLLKTKSFFRQEVENNTLGSPAASELLEHFKPTYWFSAHLHVKFAALMQHQAKDKGQAAKATKFLALDKCLPHRDFLQVIEIEHDPSAPEYLEYDIEWLTVLRATDDLINVTERLWNMPENNGLHARWDYSATEEAMNKVLEILNHDLKVPCNFSITAACYDPSRPQTQMQLVHRINPQTTEFCAQLGITDMNVRLQKAKEEHHLCGEYEQQDDVESNDSGEDRSEYNTDTSALSSINPDEIMLDEEEEDEDSIVSTHSDMNTPSVEPSSDQASDFSASFSDVRILPGSMVVSSDDTLGSPDGREGKLGEAPESGDGNDLTELPLKRLSDEHEPEQRKKIKRRNQAIYAAVDDDDAA from the exons ATGCGGGTGGCTGTGGCCGGCTGCTGCCACGGCGAGCTGGACAAGATCTATGAGACGCTGGCGCTGGCGGAGAGGCGCGGCCCTGGGCGGATAGATCTTCTGCTGTGCTGCGGCGACTTCCAGGCGGTGCGCAACGAGGCCGACTTGCGTTGCATGGCCGTCCCGCCCAAGTACCGCCACATGCAGACCTTCTACAG GTATTACTCTGGAGAGAAAAAGGCCCCAGTTCTCACAGTCTTCATTGGGGGAAACCATGAAGCCTCAAATCATTTGCAAGAGTTACCCTATGGTGGCTGGGTGGCgccaaacatttattatttag GTTTGGCTGGTGTAGTAAAATACCGAGGCATAAGGATTGGTGGCATCTCTGGTATCTTTAAATCTCATGACTATCGAAAAG GTCATTTTGAGTGCCCCCCTTATAATCCAGCTACAATAAGGAGTATATATCATGTGAGAAATATTGAAGTCTATAAATTAAAACAG cTGAAACAGCCTATGGACATATTCTTATCTCATGATTGGCCAAGAAAGATCTATCATTATGGAAATAAGCAGCAGCTTCTGAAGACTAAATCTTTTTTCCGACAAGAAGTGGAAAATAACACATTGGGAAGTCCTGCTGCCTCAGAGCTCTTAGAGCACTTCAAGCCTACGTACTGGTTTTCTGCGCACCTTCATGTGAAGTTTGCAGCCTTAATGCAGCATCAG GCCAAGGATAAAGGACAGGCAGCCAAAGCAACCAAATTTTTAGCCTTGGACAAATGCTTACCACATAGAGACTTTCttcag gTGATAGAAATAGAACATGACCCCAGTGCTCCTGAGTACTTAGAGTATGATATTGAATGGCTCACTGTTCTCAGGGCTACTGATGATCTTATTAATGTGACTGAGCGTCTATGGAATATGCCTGAAAATAATGGCCTGCATGCAAG GTGGGATTATAGTGCAACAGAAGAAGCTATGAACAAAGTATTGGAAATACTGAATCATGACCTCAAAGTTCCATGTAACTTCAGCATAACAGCTGCTTGTTATGACCCTAGCAGGCCACAGACACAAATGCAGTTGGTTCATAGGATCAATCCTCAAACTACTGAATTTTGTGCCCAACTTGGCATCACTGACATGAATGTCAGGCTTCAGAAGGCCAAGGAGGAACATCACTTATGTGGTGAATATGAACAGCAAGATGATGTGGAGAGTAATGACTCTGGAGAAGATCGTAGTGAATATAACACAGATACATCTGCCCTGTCCTCTATTAATCCAGATGAAATAATGTtagatgaagaagaggaagatgaagataGTATTGTAAGTACGCATAGTGACATGAATACACCATCTGTAGAACCTTCTTCTGATCAAGCTTCTGACTTCTCTGCAAGCTTCTCTGATGTCAGGATCTTGCCGGGTTCCATGGTTGTATCTTCTGATGATACATTGGGTTCCCCAGATGGCAGAGAGGGGAAACTCGGTGAGGCTCCAGAGTCAGGGGATGGAAACGACTTAACCGAGTTGCCATTGAAGAGGCTGAGTGATGAACATGAAcctgaacaaagaaagaaaattaagaggagGAATCAAGCCATCTATGCTGCAGTGGATGATGATGATGCAGCATAA